Genomic DNA from Alphaproteobacteria bacterium:
GCAAAAGTTCGCTTGTCTAACGGAATGGAAGTGATTGCTTATATTCCTGGTGAAGGCCATAATTTACAAGAGCACTCAATTGTTTTGATTCGCGGCGGTCGTGTAAAAGACTTGCCGGGTGTTCGTTATCACATCATTCGCGGTACGCTTGATACACAAGGTATTGCAAAACGTCGTAAGCGTCGTTCGCATTATGGCGCTAAGAGACCTAAATAAGGAGAATAAGTTATGTCAAGACGTCATCGTGCTGAAAAAAGAGAAGTATTACCGGACGCAAAGTTTGGAAGTATTATTGTTACAAAATTTATGAATTGCGTTATGTTGGACGGTAAAAAATCTGTTGCTGAGCATATTGTATACGCAGCTTTTGATTATTTAGCAAAGCAAACAAATAAAGATCCTATCGAAGCCTTCGAAGAAGCTTTAGAAAATGTAAAGCCAAGAATCGAAGTAAGGTCAAGACGTGTTGGTGGTGCAACCTATCAAATCCCTACAGAGGTTCGTGGTGAGCGTCAACAAGCTCTCGCTCTTCGTTGGATTGTAGATGCAGCTCGCAAGCGTAATGAAAATACAATGACAGAAAGTCTCGGGAAAGAGTTGGTTGAAGCTAATAACAACCGTGGTGCTGCTGTTAAAAAGAGAGAAGATGGTCAAAAAATGGCAGAAGCAAATAAAGCTTTTGCTCATTATAGATGGTAATTGTGAATATAGTAGAGATAAAGAAGCAGGTTAATTAAAAATGTCTAAAAAAGTTCCATTAAATAAGTATCGTAATATCGGGATTATGGCCCATATTGATGCTGGTAAAACCACAACGACAGAGCGAATTTTGTATTATACAGGTCGTTCATACAAAATTGGTGAAGTTCATGAAGGTACAGCAACGATGGACTGGATGGAGCAAGAGCAGGAGCGTGGTATTACCATTACATCTGCTGCGACAACCTGTTTCTGGAATGATCATCGTATTAACATTATTGATACACCTGGTCACGTTGACTTTACAATTGAAGTTGAGCGTTCGCTGAGAGTGCTAGATGGTGCTGTCGCTGTTTATGACTCAGTTGCTGGTGTTGAGCCACAAACTGAAACTGTATGGCGTCAGGCTGATAAATACCGTGTCCCACGTATGTGCTTTGTAAACAAAATGGA
This window encodes:
- the rpsL gene encoding 30S ribosomal protein S12; the encoded protein is MPTVQQLIRKQRTDKVVRSTNPALQACPQKRGVCTRVYTTTPKKPNSALRKVAKVRLSNGMEVIAYIPGEGHNLQEHSIVLIRGGRVKDLPGVRYHIIRGTLDTQGIAKRRKRRSHYGAKRPK
- the rpsG gene encoding 30S ribosomal protein S7, which produces MSRRHRAEKREVLPDAKFGSIIVTKFMNCVMLDGKKSVAEHIVYAAFDYLAKQTNKDPIEAFEEALENVKPRIEVRSRRVGGATYQIPTEVRGERQQALALRWIVDAARKRNENTMTESLGKELVEANNNRGAAVKKREDGQKMAEANKAFAHYRW